A genomic region of Rhodococcus pyridinivorans contains the following coding sequences:
- the ftsW gene encoding putative lipid II flippase FtsW — MARPLASFHLVVTIAVLLTVLGLVMVLSSSSVGAVAAAGSAYGLFTSQAIFAVLGMVIFYIALQIPVRVMRRFAFPAFAFSVVLLVLVLIPGIGTVSQGTRGWFVIAGISLQPAEIAKITLAVWGAHLLASRRGENSTLREMLVPLVPAALLVTGLIVLQPDLGTTVSIVIIVIALLWFAGLPLKVFLGIVGTAATLAVILALTAGYRSQRVRAFFNPGDDPQGAGYQARQAKFSLADGGLWGRGLGQSRAKWSYLPNAHNDFIFAIIGEELGFLGGVAVIGLFGLFAYVGLRIAMRSADPFLRLFTATATTWIIGQAFINIGYVVGLLPVTGLQLPLVSAGGTSTATTLLMFGLIANAARHEPEAIAALHAGQDGRFARLLRLRKPEAYRAGRSSAARTVAARQPRARAAAPERSARPASKGGGSRKRQSPAPNERQRGAATDRRTSAGRTEPREGTGRARRAQPAREPARGRQQTNRTTRGSNGRSGERGNRR; from the coding sequence ATGGCGCGACCGCTCGCGTCCTTCCATCTCGTGGTGACGATCGCCGTCCTGCTCACCGTGCTCGGCCTCGTCATGGTGCTGTCGTCGTCGAGCGTCGGCGCGGTGGCCGCGGCGGGATCGGCCTACGGATTGTTCACCTCCCAGGCGATCTTCGCCGTCCTGGGCATGGTGATCTTCTACATCGCGCTGCAGATCCCGGTCCGGGTGATGCGACGCTTCGCCTTCCCGGCGTTCGCGTTCTCGGTCGTGCTGCTCGTGCTCGTGCTCATACCGGGCATCGGTACGGTCTCGCAGGGCACCCGGGGGTGGTTCGTCATCGCCGGTATCTCGTTGCAGCCGGCGGAGATCGCCAAGATCACCCTTGCCGTGTGGGGTGCGCACCTGCTCGCCTCCCGGCGTGGGGAGAACTCGACGCTGCGCGAGATGCTCGTCCCGCTCGTCCCGGCCGCCCTGCTCGTGACCGGCCTGATCGTGCTCCAGCCCGACCTCGGCACCACCGTCTCGATCGTGATCATCGTGATCGCCCTGTTGTGGTTCGCGGGACTGCCGCTCAAGGTGTTCCTCGGGATCGTCGGCACGGCCGCCACACTCGCGGTGATCCTGGCCTTGACGGCCGGCTATCGCTCGCAGCGTGTGCGGGCCTTCTTCAACCCCGGCGACGACCCGCAGGGTGCCGGTTACCAGGCGCGACAGGCGAAGTTCTCCCTCGCGGACGGCGGCCTGTGGGGTCGCGGGCTCGGTCAGAGCCGCGCGAAGTGGAGTTATCTGCCCAACGCCCACAACGACTTCATCTTCGCGATCATCGGTGAGGAACTGGGCTTCCTCGGTGGAGTGGCCGTCATCGGCCTGTTCGGTCTGTTCGCCTATGTCGGACTGCGGATCGCGATGCGCTCGGCCGACCCCTTCCTGCGCCTGTTCACTGCGACGGCGACGACGTGGATCATCGGCCAGGCCTTCATCAACATCGGCTACGTCGTGGGACTGCTGCCCGTGACCGGCCTGCAGTTGCCGCTCGTGTCGGCCGGTGGTACCTCGACGGCCACCACCCTGCTGATGTTCGGCCTGATCGCCAACGCAGCCAGACACGAACCCGAGGCCATCGCCGCGCTGCACGCGGGTCAGGACGGCCGGTTCGCGCGGCTGCTGCGCCTGCGCAAGCCGGAGGCCTACCGGGCCGGTCGCTCCTCGGCGGCGCGTACGGTCGCAGCACGACAGCCGCGAGCGCGGGCCGCGGCGCCCGAGCGCAGTGCCCGCCCCGCGTCGAAAGGTGGGGGATCGCGCAAGCGGCAGTCCCCCGCACCGAACGAGCGGCAACGGGGAGCCGCGACGGACCGCCGGACATCGGCAGGCCGGACGGAACCCCGGGAGGGGACCGGCCGGGCCCGGCGTGCACAACCTGCACGCGAACCGGCTCGCGGCCGGCAGCAGACGAACCGCACGACACGCGGATCGAACGGACGAAGCGGAGAGAGAGGGAACCGTAGGTGA
- the murG gene encoding undecaprenyldiphospho-muramoylpentapeptide beta-N-acetylglucosaminyltransferase codes for MSGERPALSVVVAGGGTAGHIEPALAVADAVRALVPDARITAIGTERGLETTLVPRRGYPLELIPPVPLPRKPTVDLLRLPGRVVSSVRRTRQILDEVGADVVVGFGGYVALPAYLAAGAGPLRRRRRIPVVVHEANASAGIANRIGALRAERVLAAVPRSGIVRRGDAQIVGIPVRSSITGLDRAGLRAEARRHFGLPDDVPVLLVFGGSQGARSLNEAVSGASSALAEAGIAVLHAHGPKNTVDIPAHVGHARAPYVTVPYLERMDLAYSAADAVVCRSGAMTVAEVSAVGLPAVYVPLPHGNGEQELNARPIVEAGGGRIVADGDLTSDYVATEVVSLLGDERRLVEMGRSAAAAGHRSAADEMARIVLEVAGVEPNRSER; via the coding sequence GTGAGTGGGGAGAGGCCGGCACTGTCGGTGGTGGTGGCCGGAGGCGGCACGGCCGGTCATATCGAACCGGCACTCGCGGTGGCCGACGCCGTTCGCGCACTCGTGCCTGACGCGCGGATCACCGCTATCGGCACCGAACGGGGACTCGAGACGACGCTGGTGCCGCGCCGCGGATATCCCCTCGAACTCATCCCACCGGTGCCGCTGCCCCGCAAGCCGACGGTGGACCTGCTGAGACTTCCCGGCCGGGTCGTCTCGTCGGTGCGCCGTACCAGGCAGATCCTCGACGAGGTCGGCGCCGACGTCGTCGTCGGTTTCGGCGGGTACGTGGCGTTGCCCGCCTATCTCGCGGCCGGAGCCGGTCCGCTGCGTCGACGCCGGCGCATCCCGGTCGTCGTCCACGAGGCCAATGCCAGTGCGGGCATCGCCAATCGCATCGGTGCCCTGCGGGCCGAGCGCGTGCTCGCCGCCGTCCCGCGCTCGGGAATCGTCCGGCGCGGTGACGCGCAGATCGTGGGGATCCCGGTCCGCTCGTCGATCACGGGTCTCGACCGCGCCGGGCTGCGCGCGGAGGCACGCCGGCACTTCGGTCTGCCCGACGACGTACCCGTGCTGCTCGTCTTCGGTGGGTCGCAGGGTGCACGCTCGCTGAACGAGGCCGTGTCCGGCGCGTCCTCGGCACTCGCGGAGGCCGGCATCGCGGTGCTGCACGCGCACGGACCGAAGAACACCGTGGACATCCCCGCCCATGTCGGTCACGCCCGCGCCCCGTACGTCACCGTGCCCTATCTCGAACGGATGGACCTCGCGTACTCCGCCGCCGATGCGGTGGTCTGCCGGTCCGGGGCCATGACGGTCGCGGAGGTCTCGGCGGTGGGTCTGCCCGCCGTGTACGTGCCGCTCCCGCACGGGAATGGTGAACAGGAACTCAACGCCCGCCCCATCGTCGAGGCCGGCGGTGGCAGGATCGTCGCCGACGGCGACCTGACTTCGGACTATGTCGCCACGGAAGTGGTGTCGCTGCTCGGCGACGAGCGGAGACTCGTGGAGATGGGGCGCAGCGCCGCGGCCGCTGGTCACCGCAGCGCCGCAGACGAGATGGCGCGCATAGTGCTCGAGGTTGCCGGAGTGGAACCGAACAGGAGTGAACGATGA
- the murC gene encoding UDP-N-acetylmuramate--L-alanine ligase produces MSAQLPAELERVHMVGIGGAGMSGIARILLARGGQVSGSDAKESRGVLALRARGAQVRIGHAAEALDLLEGGPTALVTTFAAIPKDNPELVAARERGIPILLRPAVLASLMRGNRTFLVSGTHGKTSTTSMLVVALQHCGLDPSFAVGGELNESGTNAHHGSGDVFVAEADESDGSLLQYDPNTVIVTNIEADHLDYFGTPEAYTAVFDEFVARIAPGGLLVVCLDDPGSAALAERVVALGRDDLRVQGYGTADVIGTVGDHRGVPVGVRLLGWEAKDVGGVAEFHLAGEDSPRTVRLSVPGRHMALNALAALLAALEAGAQVDEALEGLAGFGGVHRRFQYTGREHGVRVFDDYAHHPTEVRAVLAAAAELVAGEPLRYTETGTERPRVIVVFQPHLYSRTEAFATEFGQALDLADEVVVLDVYGAREEPIPGVSGALVARAVSKPVHYQPNLSAVPRQVARLTRPGDVVITMGAGDVTMLGRQILDALHSKPGRFRPAGAAPEPGGFRAPGGSGPGPISS; encoded by the coding sequence ATGAGTGCGCAGTTACCCGCCGAACTCGAGCGGGTGCACATGGTCGGTATCGGCGGTGCCGGGATGTCGGGCATCGCCCGGATCCTGCTCGCCCGTGGGGGACAGGTATCGGGTTCCGACGCGAAGGAGAGCCGCGGTGTGCTCGCGCTGCGGGCCCGCGGCGCGCAGGTCCGCATCGGCCACGCCGCCGAGGCTCTCGACCTGCTGGAGGGTGGTCCTACCGCCCTGGTCACAACGTTCGCGGCTATCCCGAAGGACAATCCCGAACTGGTCGCCGCCCGCGAGCGGGGCATCCCGATCCTGTTGCGACCCGCGGTCCTCGCCTCGCTGATGCGAGGGAACCGCACCTTCCTGGTCTCCGGCACCCACGGCAAGACCTCCACGACGTCGATGCTCGTCGTCGCGCTGCAGCACTGCGGCCTCGATCCGTCCTTCGCGGTGGGCGGTGAACTCAACGAATCCGGGACCAACGCCCACCACGGCAGCGGGGACGTCTTCGTCGCCGAAGCCGACGAGAGCGACGGCTCGCTGCTGCAGTACGACCCGAACACCGTGATCGTCACGAACATCGAGGCCGATCACCTCGACTACTTCGGCACGCCGGAGGCGTACACGGCGGTCTTCGACGAGTTCGTCGCCCGCATCGCCCCCGGCGGCCTGCTCGTCGTCTGCCTCGACGACCCCGGCTCGGCGGCCCTCGCCGAGCGCGTCGTCGCCCTCGGCCGCGACGACCTGCGGGTGCAGGGTTACGGCACCGCCGACGTCATCGGCACCGTGGGCGACCACCGCGGCGTTCCCGTCGGGGTGCGGCTGCTCGGCTGGGAGGCCAAGGATGTCGGCGGCGTCGCCGAGTTCCACCTCGCGGGTGAGGATTCGCCGCGCACCGTGCGACTGTCCGTCCCCGGCCGGCACATGGCGCTCAATGCTCTCGCCGCGCTGCTCGCCGCGCTCGAAGCCGGAGCGCAGGTCGACGAGGCGCTGGAAGGCCTCGCCGGTTTCGGTGGTGTGCACCGGCGGTTCCAGTACACCGGCCGCGAACACGGTGTGCGGGTGTTCGACGACTACGCCCACCATCCCACCGAGGTCCGCGCGGTCCTTGCGGCCGCGGCCGAACTCGTGGCGGGAGAGCCGCTGCGCTACACCGAGACCGGCACCGAACGGCCCCGCGTGATCGTCGTCTTCCAGCCGCATCTCTACTCGCGCACCGAGGCGTTCGCCACCGAGTTCGGGCAGGCTCTCGACCTCGCCGACGAGGTTGTGGTGCTCGACGTCTACGGCGCCCGGGAGGAACCGATCCCGGGTGTGAGCGGTGCGCTGGTCGCGCGGGCGGTGAGCAAGCCTGTGCACTACCAGCCGAATCTGTCCGCGGTGCCGCGGCAGGTCGCGCGTCTGACCCGGCCGGGTGATGTTGTGATCACGATGGGTGCCGGTGACGTCACGATGCTGGGCCGCCAGATCCTCGACGCGCTCCACAGCAAACCGGGTCGCTTCCGTCCGGCCGGGGCGGCTCCCGAGCCCGGCGGATTCCGCGCACCCGGCGGTTCCGGACCGGGACCGATCAGCTCGTGA
- a CDS encoding cell division protein FtsQ/DivIB, producing the protein MTPAAVSSRRRRGRPSREPREPDEARERSTARRPSGRSVRLRTVLLGAAVVAVFLGAIAVAWLSPLLSVRVIEVDGIEVVTYDEVVDALAVAEGTPLLRVDTAAAAQRVATIPRAASARVQRVYPSTVRVTVTEREAMVFFDAPDGTHSVDIEGVDFAVEPPPMFTPRLVTPTPGTGDPATRAAVEVLDKLPPDLRVQVETVEAPSPSDISIVLTDGRVVVWGGTDRSERKAAVVGPLLTQPGERFDVASPDLPTVR; encoded by the coding sequence GTGACGCCCGCCGCCGTCTCGTCGCGCCGCCGTCGCGGACGACCGTCACGCGAACCGCGTGAGCCCGATGAAGCCCGCGAACGCAGCACTGCCCGTCGCCCGTCCGGGCGGTCGGTGCGCCTGCGGACGGTACTGCTAGGGGCGGCTGTCGTCGCGGTGTTCCTCGGCGCCATCGCGGTGGCGTGGCTGTCGCCGTTGCTGTCCGTGCGGGTGATCGAGGTGGACGGGATCGAGGTCGTCACCTACGACGAGGTGGTCGACGCGCTCGCGGTCGCCGAGGGCACGCCGCTGCTCCGGGTCGACACGGCCGCGGCGGCCCAGCGGGTCGCGACGATTCCGCGTGCGGCGTCGGCCCGGGTCCAGCGGGTCTATCCCTCCACCGTCCGGGTGACAGTGACCGAGCGCGAGGCGATGGTCTTCTTCGACGCCCCCGACGGCACCCACTCTGTCGACATCGAGGGAGTGGACTTCGCGGTCGAGCCGCCTCCGATGTTCACTCCCCGTCTCGTCACTCCGACGCCGGGCACCGGCGATCCCGCGACCCGCGCCGCCGTGGAGGTGCTCGACAAGTTACCGCCCGACCTGCGCGTGCAGGTGGAGACGGTCGAAGCGCCCTCCCCGTCCGACATCTCGATCGTCCTCACCGACGGGCGTGTCGTGGTGTGGGGTGGAACCGATCGTTCCGAGCGGAAGGCGGCGGTCGTCGGCCCGCTGCTGACACAGCCGGGGGAGCGATTCGACGTGGCGAGTCCCGACCTGCCGACGGTGAGGTGA